From a region of the Takifugu flavidus isolate HTHZ2018 chromosome 20, ASM371156v2, whole genome shotgun sequence genome:
- the fybb gene encoding FYN-binding protein 1 isoform X5, producing MESKADVKSIMARFQASEATSEASSTLPGRAKPPLQPTLSGPNIPPKKPVLETLSGSAITIPPKPTLKHTEAHELNKTKPLLSKFSNAHVGAGDKPGNVQKVPQKPSVPKPPEIKPPGLKPPASKPALGSTLSDSKPAIPKPSPAVRPSWVKEDAGGGETGPTPPKVPPSQQKPTSSISKLRQQNEAAASKPFLPNAAPKPPSNFKEAQSIFSKETAGLEQPDGGGKAPPTATGSTPPPKPLASKKPSLKKPPPQVSSSNGDTPAGPRRNPLVNVFALGPAPAKPNRPPTVNLEPFRRGAEASGDGPSKPTVPAPLTSYPGNHSNHSTPLQPPPPPALPSLPPRHLGSEIQQEDFYDDIDDLSSAPPPPLPPAAGHPSQKAKVKEKNDHEDQDPDKQWETADQNLDRDKKRLEAEKKEREARKKFKLVGPLETVHSVKAVLDYRGSKTDLALKQGEDLDIIRVQGNPEGRWLGRNQDGSIGYVKISSVQIDFNSLKRCTVEQTGEPEVYDDVAPDVSAIKGPRVVLPPLPGEDGEIYDDVVDPNLEVRVAPPSQFTTEGRSDQAAAAIDEEIYDDVDSQAQPPPPPLSSLPGFKFMNKAAEVDPKKQKKMEKEEKEFRKKFKYEGEIRVLYQVTIVPTLTNKKWASKELAVKAGERVDVIAKATDNRLLCRGEEGKFGYVSISHVIMDDSEIYDDIGDDCIYDND from the exons ATG GAAAGCAAAGCTGACGTGAAGTCCATCATGGCCCGCTTCCAGGCCAGTGAGGCGACCAGCGAAGCCTCTTCCACCCTGCCGGGACGAGCCAAACCGCCCCTGCAGCCGACCCTCTCCGGCCCCAACATACCCCCCAAGAAGCCCGTGCTGGAGACTCTGTCGGGCAGTGCCATCACCATTCCTCCTAAACCcaccctgaaacacacagaagctCACGAACTGAACAAAACTAAGCCGCTGCTGAGCAAGTTCTCAAACGCCCACGTCGGCGCCGGAGACAAACCTGGGAACGTGCAGAAGGTCCCTCAGAAGCCGAGTGTCCCCAAGCCCCCCGAAATCAAACCTCCGGGCCTGAAGCCCCCTGCTAGCAAACCCGccctcggctccaccctctctGACTCCAAACCAGCCATCCCTAAGCCCTCCCCAGCAGTCAGACCGAGCTGGGTGAAAGAGGACGCAGGCGGGGGCGAAACAGGCCCCACGCCTCCCAAAGTGCCCCCGTCACAACAGAAACCAACCAGCAGCATCTCAAAGCTCCGTCAGCAAAACGAGGCCGCGGCGTCCAAACCTTTCCTTCCAAACGCCGCTCCGAAACCCCCGTCCAACTTCAAGGAAGCTCAGAGTATCTTCAGCAAGGAGACGGCGGGGCTGGAGCAGCCGGACGGTGGCGGCAAAGCCCCCCCGACTGCCACCggctccacccctccccctaaACCACTGGCCAGTAAAAAACCCAGCTTAAAGAAGCCGCCCCCGCAGGTGAGCAGCTCCAACGGGGACACCCCCGCCGGCCCCAGGAGGAACCCGCTGGTCAATGTCTTTGCGCTGGGTCCTGCTCCGGCCAAGCCGAACCGCCCCCCCACGGTCAACCTGGAGCCCTTTAGAAGAGGAGCGGAGGCGTCCGGCGACG GTCCCAGTAAACCCACCGTAcctgctcctctcacctcctaCCCTGGTAACCATAGCAACCACTCGACCCCTCtccagccgccgccgccaccggcACTTCCTAGCCTGCCTCCAAGACATCTGGGGAGCGA GATCCAGCAAGAGGATTTCTACGACGATATCGACGATCTCAGCAGCGCTCCTCCGCCTCCGTTGCCACCGGCCGCAG gtcacCCGAGTCAAAAGGCAAAG gtcaaagagaaaaatgaccACGAAGATCAAGACCCTGATAAACAGTG GGAAACGGCGGATCAAAACCTGGACAGGGACAAAAAGCGGCTGGAGGCTGAGAAGAAGGAGCGCGAAGCCAGGAAGAAGTTCAAA CTGGTGGGACCCCTGGAGACCGTCCACAGCGTCAAGGCTGTCCTGGACTACCGGGGCAGCAAGACCGACCTGGCTCTGAAGCAGGGAGAGGACCTGGACATCATCCGGGTCCAGGGCAACCCAGAGGGAAGATGGCTGGGACGGAATCAGGACGGATCCA TCGGTTACGTGAAGATCTCGTCGGTGCAAATCGACTTTAACTCCCTGAAGAGGTGCACGGTGGAGCAGACGGGCGAGCCTGAAGTCTACGACGACGTGGCTCCGGACGTCAG TGCCATCAAAGGACCCAGAG TCGTCCTGCCGCCGCTCCCAGGAGAGGACGGGGAGATCTACGATGACGTCGTGGACCCAAACCTGGAGGTCAG AGTTGCTCCGCCCAGCCAGTTCACCACGGAGGGACGCTCAG atcaagcagcagcagccatcgACGAGGAGATCTACGATGACGTGGACTCGCAGGCTCAGCCGCCACCTCCGCCGCTCAGCAG CCTCCCGGGTTTCAAATTCATGAACAAGGCTGCAGAGGTGGAcccaaagaagcagaagaagatggagaaggaggagaaggagttCAGGAAAAAGTTTAAA TACGAAGGGGAGATTCGGGTGCTGTACCAGGTGACCATCGTCCCAACGCTCACCAACAAGAAGTGGGCCAGCAAAGAGCTGGCGGTGAAGGCGGGAGAACGAGTCGACGTCATCGCCAAGGCCACAGACAACAGACTGCTCTGTCGCGGCGAAGAGGGCAAGT TCGGCTACGTTTCCATCAGTCACGTCATCATGGA CGACAGTGAAATCTACGATGACATCGGAGATG ATTGCATCTATGACAATGACTGA
- the fybb gene encoding FYN-binding protein 1 isoform X4: MESKADVKSIMARFQASEATSEASSTLPGRAKPPLQPTLSGPNIPPKKPVLETLSGSAITIPPKPTLKHTEAHELNKTKPLLSKFSNAHVGAGDKPGNVQKVPQKPSVPKPPEIKPPGLKPPASKPALGSTLSDSKPAIPKPSPAVRPSWVKEDAGGGETGPTPPKVPPSQQKPTSSISKLRQQNEAAASKPFLPNAAPKPPSNFKEAQSIFSKETAGLEQPDGGGKAPPTATGSTPPPKPLASKKPSLKKPPPQVSSSNGDTPAGPRRNPLVNVFALGPAPAKPNRPPTVNLEPFRRGAEASGDGPSKPTVPAPLTSYPGNHSNHSTPLQPPPPPALPSLPPRHLGSEIQQEDFYDDIDDLSSAPPPPLPPAAGHPSQKAKVKEKNDHEDQDPDKQWETADQNLDRDKKRLEAEKKEREARKKFKLVGPLETVHSVKAVLDYRGSKTDLALKQGEDLDIIRVQGNPEGRWLGRNQDGSIGYVKISSVQIDFNSLKRCTVEQTGEPEVYDDVAPDVSAIKGPRVVLPPLPGEDGEIYDDVVDPNLEVSDSDAEASPAKPHSFLRMFEWRRRTFSNKEVAPPSQFTTEGRSDQAAAAIDEEIYDDVDSQAQPPPPPLSSLPGFKFMNKAAEVDPKKQKKMEKEEKEFRKKFKYEGEIRVLYQVTIVPTLTNKKWASKELAVKAGERVDVIAKATDNRLLCRGEEGKFGYVSISHVIMDDSEIYDDIGDDCIYDND, translated from the exons ATG GAAAGCAAAGCTGACGTGAAGTCCATCATGGCCCGCTTCCAGGCCAGTGAGGCGACCAGCGAAGCCTCTTCCACCCTGCCGGGACGAGCCAAACCGCCCCTGCAGCCGACCCTCTCCGGCCCCAACATACCCCCCAAGAAGCCCGTGCTGGAGACTCTGTCGGGCAGTGCCATCACCATTCCTCCTAAACCcaccctgaaacacacagaagctCACGAACTGAACAAAACTAAGCCGCTGCTGAGCAAGTTCTCAAACGCCCACGTCGGCGCCGGAGACAAACCTGGGAACGTGCAGAAGGTCCCTCAGAAGCCGAGTGTCCCCAAGCCCCCCGAAATCAAACCTCCGGGCCTGAAGCCCCCTGCTAGCAAACCCGccctcggctccaccctctctGACTCCAAACCAGCCATCCCTAAGCCCTCCCCAGCAGTCAGACCGAGCTGGGTGAAAGAGGACGCAGGCGGGGGCGAAACAGGCCCCACGCCTCCCAAAGTGCCCCCGTCACAACAGAAACCAACCAGCAGCATCTCAAAGCTCCGTCAGCAAAACGAGGCCGCGGCGTCCAAACCTTTCCTTCCAAACGCCGCTCCGAAACCCCCGTCCAACTTCAAGGAAGCTCAGAGTATCTTCAGCAAGGAGACGGCGGGGCTGGAGCAGCCGGACGGTGGCGGCAAAGCCCCCCCGACTGCCACCggctccacccctccccctaaACCACTGGCCAGTAAAAAACCCAGCTTAAAGAAGCCGCCCCCGCAGGTGAGCAGCTCCAACGGGGACACCCCCGCCGGCCCCAGGAGGAACCCGCTGGTCAATGTCTTTGCGCTGGGTCCTGCTCCGGCCAAGCCGAACCGCCCCCCCACGGTCAACCTGGAGCCCTTTAGAAGAGGAGCGGAGGCGTCCGGCGACG GTCCCAGTAAACCCACCGTAcctgctcctctcacctcctaCCCTGGTAACCATAGCAACCACTCGACCCCTCtccagccgccgccgccaccggcACTTCCTAGCCTGCCTCCAAGACATCTGGGGAGCGA GATCCAGCAAGAGGATTTCTACGACGATATCGACGATCTCAGCAGCGCTCCTCCGCCTCCGTTGCCACCGGCCGCAG gtcacCCGAGTCAAAAGGCAAAG gtcaaagagaaaaatgaccACGAAGATCAAGACCCTGATAAACAGTG GGAAACGGCGGATCAAAACCTGGACAGGGACAAAAAGCGGCTGGAGGCTGAGAAGAAGGAGCGCGAAGCCAGGAAGAAGTTCAAA CTGGTGGGACCCCTGGAGACCGTCCACAGCGTCAAGGCTGTCCTGGACTACCGGGGCAGCAAGACCGACCTGGCTCTGAAGCAGGGAGAGGACCTGGACATCATCCGGGTCCAGGGCAACCCAGAGGGAAGATGGCTGGGACGGAATCAGGACGGATCCA TCGGTTACGTGAAGATCTCGTCGGTGCAAATCGACTTTAACTCCCTGAAGAGGTGCACGGTGGAGCAGACGGGCGAGCCTGAAGTCTACGACGACGTGGCTCCGGACGTCAG TGCCATCAAAGGACCCAGAG TCGTCCTGCCGCCGCTCCCAGGAGAGGACGGGGAGATCTACGATGACGTCGTGGACCCAAACCTGGAGGTCAG TGACTCAGACGCCGAGGCCTCTCCCGCGAAGCCCCACAGCTTCCTGCGGATGTTTGAGTGGCGCCGACGCACTTTCAGCAATAAAGA AGTTGCTCCGCCCAGCCAGTTCACCACGGAGGGACGCTCAG atcaagcagcagcagccatcgACGAGGAGATCTACGATGACGTGGACTCGCAGGCTCAGCCGCCACCTCCGCCGCTCAGCAG CCTCCCGGGTTTCAAATTCATGAACAAGGCTGCAGAGGTGGAcccaaagaagcagaagaagatggagaaggaggagaaggagttCAGGAAAAAGTTTAAA TACGAAGGGGAGATTCGGGTGCTGTACCAGGTGACCATCGTCCCAACGCTCACCAACAAGAAGTGGGCCAGCAAAGAGCTGGCGGTGAAGGCGGGAGAACGAGTCGACGTCATCGCCAAGGCCACAGACAACAGACTGCTCTGTCGCGGCGAAGAGGGCAAGT TCGGCTACGTTTCCATCAGTCACGTCATCATGGA CGACAGTGAAATCTACGATGACATCGGAGATG ATTGCATCTATGACAATGACTGA
- the fybb gene encoding FYN-binding protein 1 isoform X3, with product MESKADVKSIMARFQASEATSEASSTLPGRAKPPLQPTLSGPNIPPKKPVLETLSGSAITIPPKPTLKHTEAHELNKTKPLLSKFSNAHVGAGDKPGNVQKVPQKPSVPKPPEIKPPGLKPPASKPALGSTLSDSKPAIPKPSPAVRPSWVKEDAGGGETGPTPPKVPPSQQKPTSSISKLRQQNEAAASKPFLPNAAPKPPSNFKEAQSIFSKETAGLEQPDGGGKAPPTATGSTPPPKPLASKKPSLKKPPPQVSSSNGDTPAGPRRNPLVNVFALGPAPAKPNRPPTVNLEPFRRGAEASGDGPSKPTVPAPLTSYPGNHSNHSTPLQPPPPPALPSLPPRHLGSEIQQEDFYDDIDDLSSAPPPPLPPAAGHPSQKAKVKEKNDHEDQDPDKQWETADQNLDRDKKRLEAEKKEREARKKFKLVGPLETVHSVKAVLDYRGSKTDLALKQGEDLDIIRVQGNPEGRWLGRNQDGSIGYVKISSVQIDFNSLKRCTVEQTGEPEVYDDVAPDVSAIKGPRVVLPPLPGEDGEIYDDVVDPNLEVRVAPPSQFTTEGRSDQAAAAIDEEIYDDVDSQAQPPPPPLSSLPGFKFMNKAAEVDPKKQKKMEKEEKEFRKKFKVCLLLYPKSRHRHIMSHLEQAEASPQQKKANRCSERARFLNLCQYEGEIRVLYQVTIVPTLTNKKWASKELAVKAGERVDVIAKATDNRLLCRGEEGKFGYVSISHVIMDDSEIYDDIGDDCIYDND from the exons ATG GAAAGCAAAGCTGACGTGAAGTCCATCATGGCCCGCTTCCAGGCCAGTGAGGCGACCAGCGAAGCCTCTTCCACCCTGCCGGGACGAGCCAAACCGCCCCTGCAGCCGACCCTCTCCGGCCCCAACATACCCCCCAAGAAGCCCGTGCTGGAGACTCTGTCGGGCAGTGCCATCACCATTCCTCCTAAACCcaccctgaaacacacagaagctCACGAACTGAACAAAACTAAGCCGCTGCTGAGCAAGTTCTCAAACGCCCACGTCGGCGCCGGAGACAAACCTGGGAACGTGCAGAAGGTCCCTCAGAAGCCGAGTGTCCCCAAGCCCCCCGAAATCAAACCTCCGGGCCTGAAGCCCCCTGCTAGCAAACCCGccctcggctccaccctctctGACTCCAAACCAGCCATCCCTAAGCCCTCCCCAGCAGTCAGACCGAGCTGGGTGAAAGAGGACGCAGGCGGGGGCGAAACAGGCCCCACGCCTCCCAAAGTGCCCCCGTCACAACAGAAACCAACCAGCAGCATCTCAAAGCTCCGTCAGCAAAACGAGGCCGCGGCGTCCAAACCTTTCCTTCCAAACGCCGCTCCGAAACCCCCGTCCAACTTCAAGGAAGCTCAGAGTATCTTCAGCAAGGAGACGGCGGGGCTGGAGCAGCCGGACGGTGGCGGCAAAGCCCCCCCGACTGCCACCggctccacccctccccctaaACCACTGGCCAGTAAAAAACCCAGCTTAAAGAAGCCGCCCCCGCAGGTGAGCAGCTCCAACGGGGACACCCCCGCCGGCCCCAGGAGGAACCCGCTGGTCAATGTCTTTGCGCTGGGTCCTGCTCCGGCCAAGCCGAACCGCCCCCCCACGGTCAACCTGGAGCCCTTTAGAAGAGGAGCGGAGGCGTCCGGCGACG GTCCCAGTAAACCCACCGTAcctgctcctctcacctcctaCCCTGGTAACCATAGCAACCACTCGACCCCTCtccagccgccgccgccaccggcACTTCCTAGCCTGCCTCCAAGACATCTGGGGAGCGA GATCCAGCAAGAGGATTTCTACGACGATATCGACGATCTCAGCAGCGCTCCTCCGCCTCCGTTGCCACCGGCCGCAG gtcacCCGAGTCAAAAGGCAAAG gtcaaagagaaaaatgaccACGAAGATCAAGACCCTGATAAACAGTG GGAAACGGCGGATCAAAACCTGGACAGGGACAAAAAGCGGCTGGAGGCTGAGAAGAAGGAGCGCGAAGCCAGGAAGAAGTTCAAA CTGGTGGGACCCCTGGAGACCGTCCACAGCGTCAAGGCTGTCCTGGACTACCGGGGCAGCAAGACCGACCTGGCTCTGAAGCAGGGAGAGGACCTGGACATCATCCGGGTCCAGGGCAACCCAGAGGGAAGATGGCTGGGACGGAATCAGGACGGATCCA TCGGTTACGTGAAGATCTCGTCGGTGCAAATCGACTTTAACTCCCTGAAGAGGTGCACGGTGGAGCAGACGGGCGAGCCTGAAGTCTACGACGACGTGGCTCCGGACGTCAG TGCCATCAAAGGACCCAGAG TCGTCCTGCCGCCGCTCCCAGGAGAGGACGGGGAGATCTACGATGACGTCGTGGACCCAAACCTGGAGGTCAG AGTTGCTCCGCCCAGCCAGTTCACCACGGAGGGACGCTCAG atcaagcagcagcagccatcgACGAGGAGATCTACGATGACGTGGACTCGCAGGCTCAGCCGCCACCTCCGCCGCTCAGCAG CCTCCCGGGTTTCAAATTCATGAACAAGGCTGCAGAGGTGGAcccaaagaagcagaagaagatggagaaggaggagaaggagttCAGGAAAAAGTTTAAAGTTTGTCTCCTTCTTTATCCTAAATCACGACACCGTCACATAATGTCACATCTGGAACAGGCTGAGGCATCACCTCAGCAGAAAAAGGCCAATCGTTGTTCTGAACGTGCGCGTTTTCTCAATCTGTGTCAGTACGAAGGGGAGATTCGGGTGCTGTACCAGGTGACCATCGTCCCAACGCTCACCAACAAGAAGTGGGCCAGCAAAGAGCTGGCGGTGAAGGCGGGAGAACGAGTCGACGTCATCGCCAAGGCCACAGACAACAGACTGCTCTGTCGCGGCGAAGAGGGCAAGT TCGGCTACGTTTCCATCAGTCACGTCATCATGGA CGACAGTGAAATCTACGATGACATCGGAGATG ATTGCATCTATGACAATGACTGA
- the fybb gene encoding FYN-binding protein 1 isoform X1, with product MESKADVKSIMARFQASEATSEASSTLPGRAKPPLQPTLSGPNIPPKKPVLETLSGSAITIPPKPTLKHTEAHELNKTKPLLSKFSNAHVGAGDKPGNVQKVPQKPSVPKPPEIKPPGLKPPASKPALGSTLSDSKPAIPKPSPAVRPSWVKEDAGGGETGPTPPKVPPSQQKPTSSISKLRQQNEAAASKPFLPNAAPKPPSNFKEAQSIFSKETAGLEQPDGGGKAPPTATGSTPPPKPLASKKPSLKKPPPQVSSSNGDTPAGPRRNPLVNVFALGPAPAKPNRPPTVNLEPFRRGAEASGDGPSKPTVPAPLTSYPGNHSNHSTPLQPPPPPALPSLPPRHLGSEIQQEDFYDDIDDLSSAPPPPLPPAAGHPSQKAKVKEKNDHEDQDPDKQWETADQNLDRDKKRLEAEKKEREARKKFKLVGPLETVHSVKAVLDYRGSKTDLALKQGEDLDIIRVQGNPEGRWLGRNQDGSIGYVKISSVQIDFNSLKRCTVEQTGEPEVYDDVAPDVSAIKGPRVVLPPLPGEDGEIYDDVVDPNLEVSDSDAEASPAKPHSFLRMFEWRRRTFSNKEVAPPSQFTTEGRSDQAAAAIDEEIYDDVDSQAQPPPPPLSSLPGFKFMNKAAEVDPKKQKKMEKEEKEFRKKFKVCLLLYPKSRHRHIMSHLEQAEASPQQKKANRCSERARFLNLCQYEGEIRVLYQVTIVPTLTNKKWASKELAVKAGERVDVIAKATDNRLLCRGEEGKFGYVSISHVIMDDSEIYDDIGDDCIYDND from the exons ATG GAAAGCAAAGCTGACGTGAAGTCCATCATGGCCCGCTTCCAGGCCAGTGAGGCGACCAGCGAAGCCTCTTCCACCCTGCCGGGACGAGCCAAACCGCCCCTGCAGCCGACCCTCTCCGGCCCCAACATACCCCCCAAGAAGCCCGTGCTGGAGACTCTGTCGGGCAGTGCCATCACCATTCCTCCTAAACCcaccctgaaacacacagaagctCACGAACTGAACAAAACTAAGCCGCTGCTGAGCAAGTTCTCAAACGCCCACGTCGGCGCCGGAGACAAACCTGGGAACGTGCAGAAGGTCCCTCAGAAGCCGAGTGTCCCCAAGCCCCCCGAAATCAAACCTCCGGGCCTGAAGCCCCCTGCTAGCAAACCCGccctcggctccaccctctctGACTCCAAACCAGCCATCCCTAAGCCCTCCCCAGCAGTCAGACCGAGCTGGGTGAAAGAGGACGCAGGCGGGGGCGAAACAGGCCCCACGCCTCCCAAAGTGCCCCCGTCACAACAGAAACCAACCAGCAGCATCTCAAAGCTCCGTCAGCAAAACGAGGCCGCGGCGTCCAAACCTTTCCTTCCAAACGCCGCTCCGAAACCCCCGTCCAACTTCAAGGAAGCTCAGAGTATCTTCAGCAAGGAGACGGCGGGGCTGGAGCAGCCGGACGGTGGCGGCAAAGCCCCCCCGACTGCCACCggctccacccctccccctaaACCACTGGCCAGTAAAAAACCCAGCTTAAAGAAGCCGCCCCCGCAGGTGAGCAGCTCCAACGGGGACACCCCCGCCGGCCCCAGGAGGAACCCGCTGGTCAATGTCTTTGCGCTGGGTCCTGCTCCGGCCAAGCCGAACCGCCCCCCCACGGTCAACCTGGAGCCCTTTAGAAGAGGAGCGGAGGCGTCCGGCGACG GTCCCAGTAAACCCACCGTAcctgctcctctcacctcctaCCCTGGTAACCATAGCAACCACTCGACCCCTCtccagccgccgccgccaccggcACTTCCTAGCCTGCCTCCAAGACATCTGGGGAGCGA GATCCAGCAAGAGGATTTCTACGACGATATCGACGATCTCAGCAGCGCTCCTCCGCCTCCGTTGCCACCGGCCGCAG gtcacCCGAGTCAAAAGGCAAAG gtcaaagagaaaaatgaccACGAAGATCAAGACCCTGATAAACAGTG GGAAACGGCGGATCAAAACCTGGACAGGGACAAAAAGCGGCTGGAGGCTGAGAAGAAGGAGCGCGAAGCCAGGAAGAAGTTCAAA CTGGTGGGACCCCTGGAGACCGTCCACAGCGTCAAGGCTGTCCTGGACTACCGGGGCAGCAAGACCGACCTGGCTCTGAAGCAGGGAGAGGACCTGGACATCATCCGGGTCCAGGGCAACCCAGAGGGAAGATGGCTGGGACGGAATCAGGACGGATCCA TCGGTTACGTGAAGATCTCGTCGGTGCAAATCGACTTTAACTCCCTGAAGAGGTGCACGGTGGAGCAGACGGGCGAGCCTGAAGTCTACGACGACGTGGCTCCGGACGTCAG TGCCATCAAAGGACCCAGAG TCGTCCTGCCGCCGCTCCCAGGAGAGGACGGGGAGATCTACGATGACGTCGTGGACCCAAACCTGGAGGTCAG TGACTCAGACGCCGAGGCCTCTCCCGCGAAGCCCCACAGCTTCCTGCGGATGTTTGAGTGGCGCCGACGCACTTTCAGCAATAAAGA AGTTGCTCCGCCCAGCCAGTTCACCACGGAGGGACGCTCAG atcaagcagcagcagccatcgACGAGGAGATCTACGATGACGTGGACTCGCAGGCTCAGCCGCCACCTCCGCCGCTCAGCAG CCTCCCGGGTTTCAAATTCATGAACAAGGCTGCAGAGGTGGAcccaaagaagcagaagaagatggagaaggaggagaaggagttCAGGAAAAAGTTTAAAGTTTGTCTCCTTCTTTATCCTAAATCACGACACCGTCACATAATGTCACATCTGGAACAGGCTGAGGCATCACCTCAGCAGAAAAAGGCCAATCGTTGTTCTGAACGTGCGCGTTTTCTCAATCTGTGTCAGTACGAAGGGGAGATTCGGGTGCTGTACCAGGTGACCATCGTCCCAACGCTCACCAACAAGAAGTGGGCCAGCAAAGAGCTGGCGGTGAAGGCGGGAGAACGAGTCGACGTCATCGCCAAGGCCACAGACAACAGACTGCTCTGTCGCGGCGAAGAGGGCAAGT TCGGCTACGTTTCCATCAGTCACGTCATCATGGA CGACAGTGAAATCTACGATGACATCGGAGATG ATTGCATCTATGACAATGACTGA